From the genome of Marasmius oreades isolate 03SP1 chromosome 1, whole genome shotgun sequence:
TTTCGTTGACCAGAATGGATCCAGCATATCGGTTATCGGATAGAGCGCGGCGATTCCCTGAACTTTTGGAGGCCTGGGTAGTCCGCATTCATCGAACCCAATCCCCATTCCGCACAAAAGGGCAAGCCATCCTCCAGCAGACCCTCCAGAGACGACAACTCGAGATGGATCAGCACGCCCCTCAACGGCTTCAAGAAAAGCCGAGGATTGAATGTATGTCATTGCAGAAGCGCAATCGGACAAGACGGCTGGGAAGCGGAATTGCGGTGCCAGTCGATAGTCGGCAGAAACAAGGCAGATCTTGTGTTTGTCGGCAGATTCAAATTGATGAGGTCCTAAAACTGAAAAACTTTCAGCCTCTCTGGGCGGGTAGTCAAACCCGGAAGTGATTTGCGTACCGGTCCTGGATCCCTGTGAAATTTCAAACACCAATTTTCTCAGTCGTGCATTATCGAATGGGGGCTTTCAT
Proteins encoded in this window:
- a CDS encoding uncharacterized protein (CAZy:CE10; MEROPS:MER0042911), translated to MTDKKQPIKILFKQAEGIDIYMDVYLPMAATKEKPAPIVLFWHGGGLLQGSRTVLGPHQFESADKHKICLVSADYRLAPQFRFPAVLSDCASAMTYIQSSAFLEAVEGRADPSRVVVSGGSAGGWLALLCGMGIGFDECGLPRPPKVQGIAALYPITDMLDPFWSTKQHPVSYMEKVIPREDVEPFINPDSKESRIAASYLGERRSTLYHYMVQEYVVSCYFSCSLFR